In a single window of the Campylobacter iguaniorum genome:
- a CDS encoding biotin--[acetyl-CoA-carboxylase] ligase, whose amino-acid sequence MVVSFVESCVSTQDELIGAVRSGAINPPFALVAKVQTNGVGSRGNEWESKEGNLYFSFCVDENSLPSDLKPASASIYFAALMSEYLKSCGSKLWLKWPNDFYLGDKKIGGVITTKIKNVYICGIGINLKNSPSFANVLDIETSPQNIVNGFIQYLNLGFSWKQIFSKYLIEFDKSKVFDAHIGGEPVSLKDAILLEDGSIMINNKKVYSLR is encoded by the coding sequence TTGGTAGTAAGTTTTGTTGAGAGTTGCGTTTCAACGCAAGATGAGCTTATCGGCGCTGTGAGAAGCGGAGCGATAAATCCACCATTTGCACTAGTTGCAAAAGTCCAAACAAACGGCGTTGGAAGTCGTGGAAATGAGTGGGAAAGCAAAGAGGGGAATCTGTATTTTAGCTTTTGCGTTGATGAAAATTCATTGCCAAGTGACCTAAAACCAGCTTCAGCTAGCATATATTTTGCGGCTTTGATGAGCGAATATTTAAAGAGCTGTGGCTCCAAGCTTTGGCTCAAATGGCCGAATGATTTTTATTTAGGTGACAAAAAAATCGGTGGAGTGATAACAACTAAAATAAAAAATGTATATATTTGCGGAATTGGGATAAATTTAAAAAACTCTCCGAGCTTTGCAAACGTCCTAGATATCGAAACTTCACCACAAAATATTGTAAATGGATTTATTCAGTATTTAAATTTAGGCTTTTCGTGGAAGCAAATTTTTAGCAAATATTTGATAGAATTTGACAAATCCAAGGTATTTGATGCTCATATTGGTGGAGAGCCAGTAAGTCTTAAAGACGCTATTTTGCTAGAGGACGGCTCGATAATGATAAATAATAAAAAGGTATATTCTTTAAGATGA
- the fmt gene encoding methionyl-tRNA formyltransferase, translating into MKKIVFMGTPDYATTILKRLFRSNYEVVGVFTQPDKPVGRKMVLTPPDVKKFMLENGYKTPIFQPLNLKNDEVYTQICSLKPDFIVVAAYGQILPKNILEIAPCINLHASILPKFRGASPIQEAILKNEKFSGVTAMRMGVGLDDGDMLGFSVLDISGFCVSQLFDELSKMAAELTIKTLDKFDEINGVSQFNALSSKCGKIKKENGLINFELSGDEIWTKFRAFYPWPGVFLANGTKITSLEISNLNGNAGEILAISDDGFVVACAKKSIKIKSIQEPGKKELKAKDYINGKRLSVGSKFC; encoded by the coding sequence GTGAAAAAAATCGTTTTTATGGGGACGCCTGATTACGCAACTACCATACTTAAAAGGCTTTTTAGATCTAATTATGAAGTCGTAGGAGTTTTTACTCAGCCAGACAAACCAGTTGGCAGAAAAATGGTTTTAACCCCACCCGATGTGAAAAAATTTATGCTTGAAAACGGCTACAAAACTCCAATTTTTCAGCCGTTAAATTTAAAAAATGATGAAGTTTATACTCAAATTTGCTCACTTAAACCTGATTTTATCGTGGTTGCAGCTTATGGTCAGATTTTGCCTAAAAATATTTTAGAGATTGCGCCTTGTATAAATTTACACGCTTCAATCTTGCCTAAATTTAGAGGTGCTAGTCCGATTCAAGAAGCCATTTTAAAAAATGAAAAATTTAGTGGAGTAACTGCCATGAGAATGGGCGTGGGACTCGATGATGGCGATATGCTGGGCTTTAGCGTTTTGGATATTAGTGGGTTTTGTGTTTCGCAGCTTTTTGATGAGCTTTCTAAAATGGCAGCAGAGCTAACCATAAAAACTTTGGATAAATTTGATGAAATCAATGGAGTTTCGCAGTTTAATGCTCTAAGCTCAAAATGTGGCAAAATCAAAAAAGAAAACGGGCTTATAAACTTTGAGCTAAGCGGGGATGAAATTTGGACTAAATTTAGAGCTTTTTATCCTTGGCCTGGAGTGTTTTTAGCTAATGGCACGAAAATCACTTCTTTAGAAATATCAAATTTAAATGGAAACGCTGGAGAGATTTTAGCTATCAGCGATGATGGATTTGTCGTGGCTTGTGCTAAAAAATCTATCAAAATCAAATCCATTCAAGAGCCGGGCAAAAAAGAGCTAAAAGCAAAAGATTATATAAATGGAAAAAGGCTAAGCGTTGGTAGTAAGTTTTGTTGA
- the proB gene encoding glutamate 5-kinase has protein sequence MKRIVIKVGSHVISDDHTISEKRVAGLCEFLSDLSDKFEVILVSSGAISTGQTKLDLPRTTVINKQILSAIGQPYLMEIYSRTLAKWDKKAAQLLLSAADFDSRKKTNHALNVVNGLLANKIIPIINENDAVAISEILYGDNDRLSSSVAFYFDADLLVILSDIDGYYDSDPRTNKNAKIRPVVHELSQEEQENRSEVGSSHGTGGITTKLQAAAFLMQNGKDMFLASGFDLSVAREFLLNDNQIGGTIFKGKK, from the coding sequence ATGAAACGAATCGTCATCAAAGTCGGCTCTCACGTCATCAGCGACGACCACACTATCAGTGAAAAACGAGTTGCAGGGCTGTGCGAATTTTTAAGTGATTTAAGCGATAAATTTGAAGTGATTTTGGTAAGCTCTGGGGCTATCAGCACTGGTCAGACTAAGCTCGATTTGCCAAGAACTACAGTCATAAACAAGCAAATCCTCTCAGCCATAGGTCAGCCGTATTTGATGGAAATCTACAGCCGAACGCTTGCAAAATGGGACAAAAAAGCAGCGCAATTACTTTTATCTGCTGCGGATTTTGACTCAAGAAAAAAGACAAATCATGCGCTAAATGTCGTCAATGGGCTTTTAGCAAATAAAATAATCCCTATCATAAATGAAAACGACGCAGTGGCGATCAGCGAAATTTTATATGGCGATAATGACAGACTCTCAAGCTCGGTCGCGTTTTATTTCGATGCTGATTTGCTAGTGATTTTAAGCGATATTGATGGATATTATGACAGCGATCCACGCACTAATAAGAACGCAAAAATCCGCCCAGTCGTCCATGAACTCAGCCAAGAAGAGCAAGAAAACAGAAGTGAAGTAGGCAGCTCACATGGAACTGGTGGCATCACGACGAAGCTCCAAGCTGCCGCGTTTTTGATGCAAAACGGCAAAGATATGTTTTTAGCTAGTGGATTTGATCTTAGCGTGGCTAGAGAGTTTTTGTTAAATGACAACCAAATTGGCGGTACGATTTTTAAAGGTAAAAAGTGA
- the obgE gene encoding GTPase ObgE, giving the protein MFVDSASFSVSSGKGGPGCASFRREKHVPLGGPDGGDGGNGGDVYFIVDNNTHTLANYKGKRAMKAANGVPGLPRNMTGRKGDNLELIVPPGTAVYDADTNELLLDMTSEGQKELFLSGGKGGLGNVHFKTSVNQAPTKAQPGLPGESKNIRLELKLIADVGLVGFPNVGKSTLISAISNAKPQIANYEFTTLTPKLGLVEVDQFSGFIMADIPGIIEGASDGRGLGIKFLKHIERTKVLLYMIDLANYRSLKEQFETLKSEVEKFSPNLAKRDFAIALTRLDASSDAEQKIEEFLAEFGLETKQKIYEYDHTKPFFVMPISSVTNENLKELKFGLLEIIKGE; this is encoded by the coding sequence GGCCAGACGGTGGCGATGGTGGAAATGGTGGCGATGTTTATTTCATCGTAGATAATAACACACATACTTTAGCCAATTATAAAGGCAAAAGAGCCATGAAAGCCGCTAACGGCGTGCCTGGACTTCCACGCAACATGACTGGACGCAAAGGCGACAATCTAGAGCTCATCGTTCCTCCTGGAACTGCTGTTTATGACGCTGATACAAATGAGCTTCTCTTGGATATGACTAGTGAGGGACAAAAAGAGCTATTTTTGAGTGGCGGAAAAGGTGGTCTTGGCAATGTTCACTTCAAAACCAGCGTAAATCAAGCTCCAACCAAAGCCCAACCAGGACTTCCAGGTGAGAGCAAAAATATCCGTCTTGAGCTAAAACTTATCGCTGATGTAGGACTTGTTGGATTTCCAAATGTCGGCAAATCAACTTTGATTTCAGCTATCTCAAATGCTAAACCTCAGATCGCAAACTATGAATTTACCACACTTACCCCAAAGCTAGGTCTTGTCGAAGTCGATCAGTTTAGCGGATTTATCATGGCAGATATTCCTGGCATTATCGAAGGTGCTAGCGACGGTAGAGGGCTTGGAATTAAGTTTTTAAAGCACATTGAGCGAACAAAAGTTTTGCTTTATATGATAGATTTGGCAAATTATCGCTCGCTTAAAGAGCAGTTTGAAACGCTCAAAAGCGAAGTGGAAAAATTCTCTCCAAATTTAGCTAAACGTGACTTTGCTATTGCCTTAACAAGGCTTGATGCTAGCAGTGACGCCGAGCAAAAAATAGAAGAGTTTTTGGCTGAATTTGGCTTGGAAACCAAACAAAAAATCTATGAATACGACCATACAAAACCATTTTTTGTCATGCCAATATCAAGCGTAACAAATGAAAATCTAAAAGAGTTAAAATTTGGACTTTTGGAGATTATAAAAGGTGAGTAA